The Bubalus bubalis isolate 160015118507 breed Murrah chromosome 18, NDDB_SH_1, whole genome shotgun sequence genome contains a region encoding:
- the ZNF132 gene encoding zinc finger protein 132 isoform X3: protein MHFSREEWELLDEAQRQLYHTVMLETLELVTSLGCWPVVGDEEVPSEKSASGEAVSQLRTPSAPPSTQEADGRGTCEPLSRDSLQLDDHQRHSGETSCTCLAYGREFWFGANLHQHPEYNGEKPFQCNRDRDLFVKSSTGSLSEKPITCGLGGQDVSDGHDLLQPPSMDGSGEPHSSTKVREASLHLFNSGQLPDVQSSQKPFNCSDSGKAFQKTSVLSHQSAHSEETPFRCARVENSLEEKSALISDQWFHTGETSHVCKECGKAFSHPYKLRKHQKFHTGVKDYACSDCGKTFSHKLTLIHHQRIHTGERPYECSECGKAFNNRSHLARHEKVHTGERPFKCSKCGRAFSQSSNFLRHQKVHTHIKPYECSQCGKAFSRSSALMQHWRVHTGERPFECSECGRAFNNNSNLAQHQKVHTGERPFGCSECGRDFSQSSHLLRHQKVHTGERPFACGECGKTFSNSSTLIQHQKVHTGQRPYRCSECRKAFSRNSSLVQHWRTHTGEKPYECSECGKAFAHSSSLIEHWRVHTRERPYECNECGKFFSQKSILTKHQKVHTGERPYECTKCGKFFSRKSSLIYHWRVHTGERPYECSACGRAFSSNSHLIRHQRVHTQERPYECSQCGKAFSERSTLVRHQIVHTRERTYECGHCGKIFSRLCNLAQHRRIHS, encoded by the coding sequence GCTGTTGGCCTGTGGTGGGAGACGAGGAGGTGCCTTCTGAGAAGAGCGCTTCTGGAGAAGCCGTGTCACAGCTCAGAACTCCCAGTGCGCCTCCTTCCACGCAGGAGGCTGACGGCCGCGGCACGTGTGAGCCACTCTCGAGAGACAGTTTGCAGCTGGACGACCATCAAAGACATAGTGGGGAGACCTCCTGCACATGTTTAGCATATGGAAGAGAGTTTTGGTTTGGTGCGAATCTTCACCAGCATCCAGAGTACAATGGAGAAAAGCCCTTCCAATGTAACAGAGACAGGGACTTGTTTGTAAAAAGCTCAACAGGCTCTTTGTCAGAGAAACCCATTACATGTGGGTTAGGTGGCCAGGATGTCTCAGAcggccatgacctcctccaaccCCCAAGCATGGATGGCAGTGGGGAGCCACATAGCAGCACAAAGGTCAGGGAGGCCTCACTGCACCTTTTCAATTCTGGGCAGCTCCCAGACGTCCAGTCCTCACAGAAGCCCTTCAACTGCAGTGACAGTGGGAAAGCGTTCCAGAAGACTTCTGTCCTCAGCCACCAGAGTGCTCACTCTGAAGAGACACCATTTAGATGCGCAAGAGTTGAAAATTCCTTAGAGGAGAAATCAGCCCTTATTAGTGACCAATGGTTTCACACTGGAGAAACATCTCATGTATGTAAAGAGTGTGGCAAGGCTTTCAGTCACCCATATAAACTGAGGAAGCATCAGAAATTCCACACAGGAGTAAAAGATTATGCATGCAGCGACTGTGGGAAAACTTTCAGCCACAAACTCACCCTTATTCATCACCAGAGAATCCACACAGGAGAAAGGCCTTAtgaatgcagtgaatgtgggaaagccttcaataaCAGGTCACACCTCGCTCGGCATGAGAAAGTTCACACAGGAGAAAGGCCTTTCAAGTGCAGCAAATGTGGAAGAGCCTTCAGCCAAAGCTCCAATTTCCTTCGGCACCAGAAAGTCCACACCCACATAAAACCTTATGAGTGCAGTCAGTGTGGTAAAGCCTTCAGTCGCAGCTCTGCGCTCATGCAGCACTggagagttcatactggagaaCGGCCGTTTGAGTGCAGTGAGTGTGGGAGAGCTTTTAACAACAACTCCAACCTTGCTCAGCACCAGAAGGTTCACACCGGAGAACGGCCTTTCggatgcagtgaatgtgggagaGACTTTAGCCAAAGCTCTCACCTCCTTCGCCATCAGAAAGTCCACACCGGAGAACGGCCTTTCGCATGTGGTGAATGTGGGAAAACCTTCAGCAATAGCTCCACCCTCATTCAACACCAGAAAGTACATACTGGACAAAGGCCTTACAGGTGCAGTGAGTGCAGAAAAGCCTTCAGTCGCAACTCCAGCCTGGTTCAGCACTGGAGAACTCACACTGGGGAAAAGCCTtatgagtgcagtgaatgtgggaaggcctttgCTCACAGTTCCAGTCTGATTGAGCACTGGAGAGTTCACACCAGAGAAAGGCCTTATGAGTGTAATGAATGTGGGAAGTTCTTTAGCCAAAAGTCCATTCTTACGAAGCATCAGAAAGTTCACACTGGGGAAAGGCCTTATGAGTGCACTAAATGTGGCAAGTTCTTTAGCCGTAAGTCCAGCCTCATCTATCACTGGAGAGTTCACACTGGGGAAAGGCCTTACGAGTGCAGTGCATGCGGGAGAGCCTTCAGCAGTAACTCTCACCTCATTCGTCACCAGAGAGTGCACACACAGGAAAGGCCCTATGAATGCAGCCAGTGTGGGAAAGCCTTTAGTGAAAGATCCACACTTGTTCGACACCAGATAGTTCACACCAGAGAAAGGACTTATGAGTGTGGCCACTGTGGGAAAATCTTCAGTCGCCTCTGCAACCTTGCACAGCACAGAAGGATCCACAGCTGA
- the ZNF132 gene encoding zinc finger protein 132 isoform X2 → MDPRQPTYWPPGLAVSSWGSLVAFEEVAMHFSREEWELLDEAQRQLYHTVMLETLELVTSLGCWPVVGDEEVPSEKSASGEAVSQLRTPSAPPSTQEADGRGTCEPLSRDSLQLDDHQRHSGETSCTCLAYGREFWFGANLHQHPEYNGEKPFQCNRDRDLFVKSSTGSLSEKPITCGLGGQDVSDGHDLLQPPSMDGSGEPHSSTKVREASLHLFNSGQLPDVQSSQKPFNCSDSGKAFQKTSVLSHQSAHSEETPFRCARVENSLEEKSALISDQWFHTGETSHVCKECGKAFSHPYKLRKHQKFHTGVKDYACSDCGKTFSHKLTLIHHQRIHTGERPYECSECGKAFNNRSHLARHEKVHTGERPFKCSKCGRAFSQSSNFLRHQKVHTHIKPYECSQCGKAFSRSSALMQHWRVHTGERPFECSECGRAFNNNSNLAQHQKVHTGERPFGCSECGRDFSQSSHLLRHQKVHTGERPFACGECGKTFSNSSTLIQHQKVHTGQRPYRCSECRKAFSRNSSLVQHWRTHTGEKPYECSECGKAFAHSSSLIEHWRVHTRERPYECNECGKFFSQKSILTKHQKVHTGERPYECTKCGKFFSRKSSLIYHWRVHTGERPYECSACGRAFSSNSHLIRHQRVHTQERPYECSQCGKAFSERSTLVRHQIVHTRERTYECGHCGKIFSRLCNLAQHRRIHS, encoded by the coding sequence GCTGTTGGCCTGTGGTGGGAGACGAGGAGGTGCCTTCTGAGAAGAGCGCTTCTGGAGAAGCCGTGTCACAGCTCAGAACTCCCAGTGCGCCTCCTTCCACGCAGGAGGCTGACGGCCGCGGCACGTGTGAGCCACTCTCGAGAGACAGTTTGCAGCTGGACGACCATCAAAGACATAGTGGGGAGACCTCCTGCACATGTTTAGCATATGGAAGAGAGTTTTGGTTTGGTGCGAATCTTCACCAGCATCCAGAGTACAATGGAGAAAAGCCCTTCCAATGTAACAGAGACAGGGACTTGTTTGTAAAAAGCTCAACAGGCTCTTTGTCAGAGAAACCCATTACATGTGGGTTAGGTGGCCAGGATGTCTCAGAcggccatgacctcctccaaccCCCAAGCATGGATGGCAGTGGGGAGCCACATAGCAGCACAAAGGTCAGGGAGGCCTCACTGCACCTTTTCAATTCTGGGCAGCTCCCAGACGTCCAGTCCTCACAGAAGCCCTTCAACTGCAGTGACAGTGGGAAAGCGTTCCAGAAGACTTCTGTCCTCAGCCACCAGAGTGCTCACTCTGAAGAGACACCATTTAGATGCGCAAGAGTTGAAAATTCCTTAGAGGAGAAATCAGCCCTTATTAGTGACCAATGGTTTCACACTGGAGAAACATCTCATGTATGTAAAGAGTGTGGCAAGGCTTTCAGTCACCCATATAAACTGAGGAAGCATCAGAAATTCCACACAGGAGTAAAAGATTATGCATGCAGCGACTGTGGGAAAACTTTCAGCCACAAACTCACCCTTATTCATCACCAGAGAATCCACACAGGAGAAAGGCCTTAtgaatgcagtgaatgtgggaaagccttcaataaCAGGTCACACCTCGCTCGGCATGAGAAAGTTCACACAGGAGAAAGGCCTTTCAAGTGCAGCAAATGTGGAAGAGCCTTCAGCCAAAGCTCCAATTTCCTTCGGCACCAGAAAGTCCACACCCACATAAAACCTTATGAGTGCAGTCAGTGTGGTAAAGCCTTCAGTCGCAGCTCTGCGCTCATGCAGCACTggagagttcatactggagaaCGGCCGTTTGAGTGCAGTGAGTGTGGGAGAGCTTTTAACAACAACTCCAACCTTGCTCAGCACCAGAAGGTTCACACCGGAGAACGGCCTTTCggatgcagtgaatgtgggagaGACTTTAGCCAAAGCTCTCACCTCCTTCGCCATCAGAAAGTCCACACCGGAGAACGGCCTTTCGCATGTGGTGAATGTGGGAAAACCTTCAGCAATAGCTCCACCCTCATTCAACACCAGAAAGTACATACTGGACAAAGGCCTTACAGGTGCAGTGAGTGCAGAAAAGCCTTCAGTCGCAACTCCAGCCTGGTTCAGCACTGGAGAACTCACACTGGGGAAAAGCCTtatgagtgcagtgaatgtgggaaggcctttgCTCACAGTTCCAGTCTGATTGAGCACTGGAGAGTTCACACCAGAGAAAGGCCTTATGAGTGTAATGAATGTGGGAAGTTCTTTAGCCAAAAGTCCATTCTTACGAAGCATCAGAAAGTTCACACTGGGGAAAGGCCTTATGAGTGCACTAAATGTGGCAAGTTCTTTAGCCGTAAGTCCAGCCTCATCTATCACTGGAGAGTTCACACTGGGGAAAGGCCTTACGAGTGCAGTGCATGCGGGAGAGCCTTCAGCAGTAACTCTCACCTCATTCGTCACCAGAGAGTGCACACACAGGAAAGGCCCTATGAATGCAGCCAGTGTGGGAAAGCCTTTAGTGAAAGATCCACACTTGTTCGACACCAGATAGTTCACACCAGAGAAAGGACTTATGAGTGTGGCCACTGTGGGAAAATCTTCAGTCGCCTCTGCAACCTTGCACAGCACAGAAGGATCCACAGCTGA